One Deinococcus grandis DNA window includes the following coding sequences:
- a CDS encoding phosphotransferase family protein translates to MRLGTLLADTWRAPSGEVAVDARVWPRSLRAQFPGARLRESWVGEGAAFARYASPGGPLFLKYLPAGWRDTRAAARLAREATYLRDLAPGCPVPYAPLLHAARGADRPLAHLLMRDLTDATTGWGSFTDDAAREEGLRDVVRLLAALHAYWAGPGRAALSGEWVWRPVEVLDRNRVARWQVRPGVPDLPAAQRDALLDAAQALPALLRDAPVWTLVHGDIHAGQVLWSRADGTPVLIDYGQVHPSLPGEDLAHLLALRLDAGERARLGDDLRAVYADALAQAGLPLTPAALRAQERAGLALNLLSTARQTLRRRDSGSGGVAAALERAAQVWSNDTAT, encoded by the coding sequence ATGCGGCTTGGGACGCTGCTCGCGGATACGTGGCGCGCCCCGTCCGGCGAGGTGGCGGTGGACGCCCGCGTGTGGCCGCGTTCGCTGCGGGCGCAATTTCCCGGCGCGCGGCTGCGGGAGTCGTGGGTGGGCGAGGGCGCGGCCTTCGCCCGTTACGCGTCGCCGGGTGGACCGCTGTTTCTGAAGTACCTCCCGGCCGGGTGGCGGGACACGCGGGCCGCCGCGCGCCTGGCGCGGGAGGCGACCTACCTGCGCGACCTCGCGCCGGGCTGCCCGGTGCCGTACGCGCCGCTGCTGCACGCGGCCCGCGGCGCGGATCGTCCGCTGGCGCACCTGCTGATGCGCGACCTGACGGACGCGACGACCGGCTGGGGCTCCTTCACGGACGACGCCGCGCGGGAGGAGGGGCTGCGGGACGTGGTGAGGCTGCTGGCGGCCCTGCACGCGTACTGGGCCGGGCCGGGCCGCGCGGCCCTGAGCGGTGAGTGGGTGTGGCGCCCGGTGGAGGTGCTGGACCGGAATCGCGTGGCCCGGTGGCAGGTTCGGCCCGGCGTGCCGGATCTGCCCGCCGCGCAGCGGGACGCGCTGCTGGACGCCGCGCAGGCCCTCCCGGCGCTGCTGCGGGACGCGCCGGTCTGGACGCTGGTGCACGGCGACATTCACGCGGGGCAGGTGCTGTGGTCCCGCGCGGACGGCACGCCGGTCCTGATCGATTACGGGCAGGTGCATCCCAGCCTGCCGGGCGAGGATCTGGCGCACCTGCTGGCGCTGCGGCTGGATGCCGGGGAACGCGCCCGACTGGGCGATGATCTGCGGGCGGTCTACGCGGACGCGCTGGCGCAGGCAGGCCTGCCGCTGACCCCGGCGGCGCTGCGGGCACAGGAGCGGGCGGGGCTGGCCCTGAACCTGCTGTCCACCGCCCGGCAGACCCTGCGGCGCCGGGACAGTGGCTCGGGTGGCGTGGCGGCGGCGCTGGAGCGCGCCGCTCAGGTCTGGTCGAACGACACCGCGACCTGA
- a CDS encoding DNA glycosylase AlkZ-like family protein, with amino-acid sequence MSLTPADLRAAALRTLTPAPGVQAALDRMGFVQADPIRAPARAQDLTLMARVKDYRAGDLERLYPTLDAEEDIIPNYGFVTRDVQRLLHPREVPETRVEREHPGLIADVRAVLHERGEVHPRDVIAALGARRASNYWGGNSQATTRALDALHYRGEARIVRRDGGVRVYGLAPHLDALRADPLTTPDRLREVVRLLARLYGPLPEPSLRYLTSLSGYGLPHLRADLRGALRDALKGDLEGERVDGVPYVWVPGDHPGDAPAPRGVRIVNPFDPLVWDRRRFEHLHGWAYRFEAYTPAPKRTMGYYALPLLHAGRAVGWANLSVGGPSVGGGTLTAGIGLRPGVRRTSAFTAALDRELDRHRAFLNAAQVAVSFDQT; translated from the coding sequence GTGAGCCTCACGCCTGCCGACCTGCGCGCCGCAGCACTGCGGACCCTGACGCCTGCGCCCGGCGTGCAGGCCGCGCTGGACCGCATGGGCTTCGTGCAGGCCGATCCGATCCGCGCGCCCGCCCGCGCGCAGGACCTCACCCTGATGGCCCGCGTGAAGGACTACCGCGCCGGGGATCTCGAGCGGCTGTACCCCACGCTGGACGCCGAGGAGGACATCATCCCGAACTACGGGTTCGTGACGCGGGACGTGCAGCGCCTCCTGCATCCGCGCGAGGTGCCCGAAACGCGCGTGGAACGCGAGCATCCCGGCCTGATCGCGGATGTGCGCGCCGTCCTGCACGAGCGGGGCGAGGTCCACCCCCGCGACGTGATCGCCGCGCTGGGCGCCCGGCGCGCCTCGAACTACTGGGGTGGGAACAGTCAGGCGACCACCCGCGCGCTGGACGCCCTTCATTACCGGGGCGAGGCGCGGATCGTGCGCCGCGACGGGGGCGTGCGCGTGTACGGGCTGGCCCCGCACCTGGACGCCCTGCGGGCCGACCCGCTGACCACCCCGGACCGCCTGCGCGAGGTCGTGCGGTTGCTGGCGCGGCTGTACGGCCCGCTGCCGGAGCCCAGCCTGCGCTACCTGACCAGCCTGTCCGGCTACGGCCTGCCGCACCTGCGCGCGGACCTGCGCGGCGCGCTGCGGGACGCCCTGAAGGGTGACCTGGAGGGGGAGCGTGTGGACGGCGTGCCGTACGTGTGGGTGCCGGGCGACCACCCCGGCGACGCGCCCGCCCCGCGCGGCGTGCGGATCGTGAATCCCTTCGACCCGCTGGTGTGGGACCGCCGACGTTTCGAGCACCTGCACGGCTGGGCGTACCGCTTCGAGGCATACACGCCCGCCCCGAAGCGCACCATGGGGTACTACGCGCTGCCGCTGCTGCACGCGGGCCGCGCGGTCGGCTGGGCGAATCTGAGCGTCGGCGGGCCGAGTGTGGGCGGCGGCACCCTGACGGCGGGAATCGGCCTGCGACCCGGCGTGCGGCGCACCAGTGCGTTCACGGCTGCGCTGGACCGCGAACTGGACCGCCACCGCGCGTTCCTGAACGCCGCTCAGGTCGCGGTGTCGTTCGACCAGACCTGA
- the purB gene encoding adenylosuccinate lyase — MIDRYLTPEMKALWSEASKYRAWLRVELAAMQAQARHGEVPQDAYDTLIARSEADPLDEAFALKVAEIEAVTRHDIVAFTRALTDRYGDEARFIHHGLTSTDVVDTAQNLVLDEALGVIITDVEALREVCRIQAAAHKHTPTVGRTHGIHAEPMTFGLKFLNWMATLDRDLERLHAARKRIQVVMLSGSVGTFAHVSPRIEEEVAQAWGWQAAPVTNQTLARDRHAEVLSALAIYGTTVEKIAVEIRHLQRSEVREAMEPFGKGQTGSSSMPHKKNPILTENVTGLSRLLRGYLLTGLENVPLWHERDISHSSAERVILPDATAATSYATRRLTGVLRDLVVFPERMLRNLNDLGGLVYSQRVLHALIDEKGLSREDAYTLVQRNALRSWETGEGLRDLLKADADSPLSDAELDAAFDLGWYLRHVDDIYARFGM; from the coding sequence GTGATTGACCGTTACCTGACCCCGGAAATGAAGGCGCTGTGGAGCGAGGCCAGCAAGTACCGCGCGTGGCTGCGCGTGGAGCTGGCTGCCATGCAGGCGCAGGCGCGGCACGGCGAGGTGCCCCAGGACGCCTACGACACCCTGATCGCCAGGAGTGAGGCCGATCCGCTGGACGAGGCGTTCGCGCTGAAGGTCGCGGAGATCGAGGCGGTGACGCGGCACGACATCGTGGCGTTCACGCGCGCCCTGACCGACCGGTACGGCGACGAGGCGCGCTTCATCCATCACGGTCTGACGAGCACGGACGTGGTGGATACCGCGCAGAACCTCGTGCTGGACGAGGCGCTGGGCGTGATCATCACGGACGTGGAGGCGCTGCGCGAGGTGTGCCGCATTCAGGCGGCGGCGCACAAGCACACGCCGACGGTGGGCCGCACGCACGGCATTCACGCCGAACCGATGACGTTCGGCCTGAAGTTCCTGAACTGGATGGCGACCCTGGACCGCGACCTGGAACGCCTGCACGCCGCGCGCAAGCGCATTCAGGTGGTCATGCTGTCGGGTTCGGTGGGGACGTTCGCGCACGTCTCGCCCCGCATCGAGGAGGAGGTTGCGCAGGCGTGGGGCTGGCAGGCCGCGCCGGTCACGAACCAGACGCTGGCGCGCGACCGTCACGCCGAGGTGCTCAGTGCCCTGGCGATCTACGGCACGACCGTCGAGAAGATCGCCGTGGAGATCCGTCACCTGCAGCGCAGCGAGGTGCGCGAGGCGATGGAACCCTTCGGGAAGGGCCAGACCGGCAGTTCGTCCATGCCGCACAAGAAGAACCCGATCCTCACGGAGAACGTGACGGGATTGAGCCGCCTGCTGCGCGGGTACCTGCTGACGGGCCTGGAGAACGTGCCGCTGTGGCACGAGCGGGACATCAGCCATTCCAGCGCCGAGCGGGTCATCCTGCCCGACGCGACCGCCGCGACGAGTTACGCCACGCGCCGCCTGACCGGCGTGCTGCGTGACCTCGTGGTGTTCCCCGAGCGGATGCTGCGCAACCTGAACGACCTGGGCGGTCTGGTGTACAGCCAGCGGGTGCTGCACGCCCTGATCGACGAGAAGGGCCTGTCCCGCGAGGACGCCTACACCCTGGTGCAGCGCAATGCCCTGCGCTCCTGGGAGACCGGCGAGGGCCTGCGTGACCTGCTGAAGGCCGACGCGGACAGCCCCCTGAGCGACGCGGAACTGGACGCGGCGTTCGACCTGGGCTGGTACCTGCGGCATGTGGACGACATCTACGCGCGTTTCGGGATGTAA
- a CDS encoding acyl-CoA dehydrogenase family protein, which yields MDFTLNDEQRQLQQLARDFTRKEIIPIASEYDQKEELPWQVVEKAFEVGLLNPSIPEHAGGLGLGMFDECLIGEEIAYGCMGIYTVLMASELGIAPILIGGTEEQQKRFLTPLTEKAGLAAFALSEPNNGSDAAAMGTTAVLDGDEWVINGTKMWISNGGLAEVTVVFATTDKQGGHKATVALVVPKDAPGFSYNKIKHKLGQRASLTSELVFENVRVPKENQLGGLGDGFKIAMKTLDKTRIPVAAGSVGIARRAMEESVKYAKDREAFGKPIAQFQAIQFKLAEMAIGIETGRLMYQKAAWLVDQGQPHGFESAIAKAYCSEMAFSAANEGIQIHGGYGYVAEYPVEKLLRDVKLNMIYEGTNEIQRVVISRNLLK from the coding sequence ATGGACTTCACCCTGAACGACGAACAACGCCAGCTGCAGCAGCTCGCCCGCGACTTCACCCGCAAGGAGATCATCCCGATCGCCTCCGAGTACGACCAGAAGGAGGAACTGCCCTGGCAGGTCGTCGAGAAGGCCTTCGAGGTCGGCCTGCTCAACCCCAGCATCCCCGAGCACGCGGGCGGCCTGGGCCTGGGCATGTTCGACGAGTGCCTGATCGGCGAGGAGATCGCCTACGGCTGCATGGGCATCTACACCGTCCTGATGGCCAGCGAGCTGGGCATCGCCCCGATCCTGATCGGCGGGACCGAGGAGCAGCAGAAGCGCTTCCTGACGCCTCTGACCGAGAAGGCCGGGCTGGCCGCGTTCGCCCTGAGCGAACCGAACAACGGCTCCGACGCCGCCGCCATGGGCACCACCGCCGTGCTGGACGGCGACGAGTGGGTCATCAACGGCACGAAGATGTGGATCAGCAACGGCGGTCTGGCCGAGGTGACGGTCGTGTTCGCCACCACCGACAAGCAGGGCGGCCACAAGGCGACCGTCGCGCTGGTCGTGCCCAAGGACGCGCCGGGCTTCTCGTACAACAAGATCAAGCACAAGCTGGGCCAGCGCGCCAGCCTGACGAGCGAACTGGTGTTCGAGAACGTCCGCGTGCCCAAAGAGAATCAGCTGGGTGGCCTGGGTGACGGCTTCAAGATCGCCATGAAGACGCTGGACAAGACCCGCATTCCGGTCGCGGCGGGCTCGGTCGGGATCGCGCGGCGCGCCATGGAGGAAAGCGTCAAGTACGCCAAGGACCGCGAGGCGTTCGGGAAGCCCATCGCGCAGTTCCAGGCGATCCAGTTCAAGCTGGCCGAGATGGCCATCGGCATCGAGACGGGCCGCCTGATGTACCAGAAGGCCGCGTGGCTGGTCGACCAGGGTCAGCCCCACGGCTTCGAGAGCGCCATTGCCAAGGCGTACTGCAGCGAGATGGCGTTCAGCGCCGCGAACGAGGGCATCCAGATTCACGGCGGGTACGGCTACGTCGCCGAGTACCCCGTCGAGAAGCTGCTGCGCGACGTCAAGCTGAACATGATCTACGAGGGCACCAACGAGATCCAGCGCGTCGTGATCAGCCGCAACCTCCTGAAATAA
- a CDS encoding fumarylacetoacetate hydrolase family protein — protein sequence MKLVRFSVGSAADGSAQWGVLNGTQVQVTRGMGGKVTGETLEAAQVTLLAPAEPSKIVCVGRNYLDHIRELGNDTGDLPAEPGIFLKGPNALAEPGGSVQKPDWTDNFHFEGELALVIGQRARNLTPQNALAAVAGYTCGLDLTARDRQKTDLQWFRAKAADRFCPLGPWLETEFDPRDVRVQTRVNGVVRQDGRTAQMIFPVVDILVYLTRFVTLEPGDVVLTGTPEGVGPVGPGDTVEVEVEGLGVLVTPIV from the coding sequence ATGAAACTTGTTCGGTTCTCGGTGGGGAGCGCGGCAGACGGCTCGGCGCAGTGGGGCGTCCTGAACGGCACGCAGGTGCAGGTCACGCGCGGCATGGGCGGGAAGGTCACGGGCGAGACGCTGGAGGCCGCGCAGGTGACCCTCCTGGCCCCGGCTGAGCCCAGCAAGATCGTGTGCGTGGGCCGCAACTACCTGGATCACATCCGCGAGCTGGGCAACGACACCGGCGACCTGCCCGCCGAGCCCGGCATCTTCCTGAAGGGCCCCAACGCCCTGGCCGAACCCGGCGGGAGCGTGCAGAAACCCGACTGGACCGACAACTTCCACTTCGAGGGCGAACTGGCCCTGGTGATCGGCCAGCGCGCCCGGAACCTCACGCCGCAGAACGCGCTGGCGGCGGTCGCGGGGTACACCTGCGGCCTGGACCTGACCGCCCGCGACCGGCAGAAGACCGACCTGCAGTGGTTCCGCGCGAAGGCCGCCGACCGCTTCTGCCCACTCGGCCCCTGGCTGGAAACCGAGTTCGACCCGCGCGACGTGCGCGTGCAGACCCGCGTGAACGGCGTAGTCCGCCAGGACGGCCGCACTGCGCAGATGATCTTCCCGGTCGTGGACATCCTGGTGTACCTGACGCGCTTCGTGACGCTGGAACCCGGCGACGTCGTCCTGACCGGCACGCCCGAGGGCGTCGGTCCGGTCGGCCCGGGCGACACGGTCGAGGTGGAGGTCGAGGGTCTCGGGGTGCTCGTCACGCCCATCGTCTGA
- a CDS encoding ABC transporter substrate-binding protein: MKKVLLTALLATLSAASAATLVFGGNGEPVSLESGNITDGISILVQRQIYDTLVDFEDGTTDLKPGLATKWTANANNTAWTFTLRKGVRFHDGTPMNADAVIFNLGRWWDKSHPYGFRDQGRTFEIVGELLGGYKGDATAVIKNIVKVDEYTVRVDLNKPSSVLPDVLAAGYFGIASPTAIKKDGAKYGTPASKPVGTGPFIFQSWRTGDRVTLLPNKLYWGEKAKVDQLVIRSIKDASQRLNELKAGTIDFANDLTPDSLKSVQGDKNLVAVKRPSFNVGFLSLNNRNQYLKNDKVRQAISMAINKKEIANAFWNGLGTSNASFLPPVLAWANSSKVPADYKFDPAAAKKMLADAGYPNGFSIDLWYMPVSRPYFPTPKPIAEAIAADLSAIGVKVNLKTEDWAKYLQDRNKEPGFDMYMIGWTGDYGDPDNFYGAYYGANASDDINWNPANVETLLQQGRAAATQAAKAKVYQQLHEITYNAAYRIPMVHSNPLAAARSYVKGWTPSPLGSEPFNTISVPGKK, from the coding sequence ATGAAGAAAGTGCTTCTGACCGCCCTGCTCGCGACCCTCAGTGCCGCGTCGGCCGCCACCCTCGTCTTCGGCGGCAACGGCGAACCCGTCAGCCTGGAATCCGGGAACATCACCGACGGCATCAGCATCCTGGTGCAGCGGCAGATCTACGACACCCTGGTCGACTTCGAGGACGGCACCACCGACCTCAAGCCCGGCCTGGCCACCAAGTGGACCGCGAACGCGAACAACACCGCCTGGACCTTCACGCTGCGCAAGGGCGTGCGCTTCCATGACGGCACCCCCATGAACGCCGACGCGGTGATCTTCAACCTGGGCCGCTGGTGGGACAAGAGTCACCCCTACGGCTTCCGTGACCAGGGCCGCACCTTCGAGATCGTCGGGGAGCTGCTCGGCGGCTACAAGGGTGACGCCACGGCCGTCATCAAGAACATCGTGAAGGTCGACGAGTACACCGTGCGCGTCGACCTGAACAAGCCCTCCAGCGTTCTGCCTGACGTGCTGGCCGCCGGTTACTTCGGCATTGCCAGCCCGACCGCCATCAAGAAGGACGGCGCGAAGTACGGCACGCCCGCCAGCAAGCCCGTCGGTACCGGTCCCTTCATCTTCCAGAGCTGGCGCACCGGCGACCGCGTGACCCTGCTGCCCAACAAGCTGTACTGGGGCGAGAAGGCCAAGGTCGATCAGCTGGTCATCCGGTCGATCAAGGACGCCAGCCAGCGCCTGAACGAGCTGAAGGCCGGCACCATCGACTTCGCCAACGACCTGACGCCCGACAGCCTCAAGAGCGTCCAGGGGGACAAGAACCTCGTGGCGGTCAAGCGTCCCAGCTTCAACGTGGGCTTCCTGAGCCTGAACAACCGCAACCAGTACCTCAAGAACGACAAGGTGCGTCAGGCGATCAGCATGGCCATCAACAAGAAGGAGATCGCCAACGCCTTCTGGAACGGTCTGGGCACCAGCAACGCCAGCTTCCTGCCCCCGGTGCTCGCCTGGGCGAACAGCTCCAAGGTGCCGGCCGACTACAAGTTCGACCCGGCCGCCGCCAAGAAGATGCTGGCCGACGCCGGCTACCCCAACGGCTTCTCCATCGACCTGTGGTACATGCCCGTCAGCCGTCCCTACTTCCCCACGCCCAAACCCATCGCGGAAGCCATCGCCGCTGACCTGAGCGCCATCGGCGTGAAGGTCAACCTGAAGACCGAGGACTGGGCCAAGTACCTGCAGGACCGCAACAAGGAACCCGGCTTCGACATGTACATGATCGGCTGGACCGGCGACTACGGCGACCCGGACAACTTCTACGGCGCGTACTACGGGGCCAACGCCAGCGACGACATCAACTGGAACCCCGCGAACGTCGAGACGCTGCTCCAGCAGGGCCGCGCCGCCGCCACCCAGGCCGCCAAGGCCAAGGTGTACCAGCAGCTCCACGAGATCACCTACAACGCCGCGTACCGCATCCCCATGGTGCACAGCAACCCGCTGGCCGCCGCCCGCAGCTACGTGAAGGGCTGGACGCCCAGCCCGCTGGGCAGCGAACCCTTCAACACCATCAGCGTTCCCGGCAAGAAGTAA
- a CDS encoding ABC transporter permease encodes MGSYLIRRLARTLLVMLGISLVVFVFVRSIPGDPAVAMLGERATPEAAAALREQLGLNKPWFFNPANPLDAQYPKYITALVRGDLGTGLKSNIPVLDDLKSRFPATAELSVAALLVALIVGMPAGILAALRRNSIWDNLATTISLLGVSMPVFWLGLLLSYFFGVKLGILPPSGRAGTEFNVDPVTGFNVLDALLRGQPAAAWDSVRHLVLPALALGSIPLAIVARITRSSMLDVLNQDYVRTARAKGLTDRTVTMKHALRNALLPVVTVIGLQAGALLGGAVLTETIFSWPGLGSWVYDAISQRDYPIIQGGVIFAALVVSVVNLLVDLSYASLDPRIQYS; translated from the coding sequence TTGGGCAGTTACCTGATCCGCCGCCTCGCGCGGACCCTGCTGGTCATGCTGGGCATCAGCCTGGTCGTTTTTGTCTTCGTCCGGTCCATTCCCGGCGACCCGGCCGTCGCCATGCTCGGGGAGCGCGCCACGCCCGAAGCGGCCGCCGCGCTGCGCGAACAGCTGGGCCTGAACAAACCCTGGTTCTTCAACCCGGCCAATCCCCTGGACGCGCAGTACCCGAAGTACATCACGGCGCTGGTCCGCGGCGACCTGGGCACCGGCCTGAAGAGCAACATTCCCGTTCTGGACGACCTGAAGTCCCGCTTCCCCGCCACGGCCGAACTGAGCGTCGCGGCGCTGCTGGTCGCCCTGATCGTCGGCATGCCAGCCGGGATCCTGGCCGCGCTGCGGCGCAACAGCATCTGGGACAACCTCGCGACGACCATCTCGCTGCTGGGCGTGAGCATGCCGGTGTTCTGGCTGGGCCTGCTGCTGTCGTACTTCTTCGGCGTGAAGCTGGGCATCCTGCCGCCCAGTGGCCGGGCAGGAACGGAATTCAACGTGGACCCCGTCACGGGCTTCAACGTGCTTGACGCGCTGCTGCGCGGTCAGCCCGCCGCAGCGTGGGACAGCGTGCGGCACCTCGTGCTGCCCGCCCTGGCGCTGGGCAGCATTCCCCTGGCGATCGTGGCGCGCATCACGCGCAGCTCCATGCTGGACGTCCTGAACCAGGATTACGTCCGCACGGCCCGCGCCAAGGGCCTCACGGACCGCACGGTGACCATGAAGCACGCGCTGCGCAACGCGCTGCTGCCGGTCGTGACCGTGATCGGGCTGCAGGCGGGCGCGCTGCTGGGCGGCGCCGTGCTGACCGAGACGATCTTCTCCTGGCCGGGCCTGGGGTCGTGGGTGTACGACGCGATCAGTCAGCGCGACTACCCGATCATCCAGGGCGGCGTGATCTTCGCGGCGCTGGTGGTCAGCGTGGTGAACCTGCTCGTGGACCTGAGTTACGCGTCCCTCGATCCCCGCATCCAGTACAGCTGA
- a CDS encoding ABC transporter permease, with product MTTTTVPQSTPKQDSIFWRRFRRSTPGKVGAVIVLAFVLLAVFASVLKPYDPRNEPNRYTLRLKPPSITALWNEEAKQTYTDPVSGKFNVFAAPFGTDNLGRDVLTRVLHGTRISLKVGVVSTILALVIGSLLGVLAGYFGGWLDSVLGYLTDVMLAFPGILLAIGFASIFSADNPPLLIAGMDRLFALNSPQLVTAMLAVSLVQIPVYLRLARGVVLSVREREFVAAAGALGASQWRMVFRHVLPNSLSPLIVQGALSIATATIEVAALGFLGIGAQPPLPEWGTMISDSRQYYLDAPWTMIFPGLAIFLTVLGFNLLGDGLRDVLDPRSTQ from the coding sequence ATGACGACAACGACTGTTCCGCAGTCCACACCGAAACAGGACAGCATCTTCTGGCGGCGCTTCCGGCGCAGCACGCCCGGCAAGGTCGGCGCGGTGATCGTGCTGGCGTTCGTGCTGCTCGCCGTGTTCGCCAGCGTCCTGAAACCCTACGATCCGCGCAATGAACCCAACCGGTACACCCTGCGCCTGAAACCGCCGTCCATCACGGCCCTGTGGAACGAGGAGGCGAAGCAGACGTACACCGATCCCGTCAGCGGGAAGTTCAACGTGTTCGCCGCGCCTTTCGGCACGGACAACCTGGGCCGCGACGTCCTGACGCGCGTCCTGCACGGCACCCGCATCAGCCTGAAGGTCGGGGTGGTCAGCACCATCCTGGCGCTGGTGATCGGGTCGCTGCTGGGCGTGCTCGCCGGGTACTTCGGCGGGTGGCTGGACAGCGTGCTCGGCTACCTGACGGACGTGATGCTGGCCTTCCCCGGCATCCTGCTCGCCATCGGCTTCGCCAGCATCTTCAGTGCCGACAACCCGCCGCTGCTGATCGCGGGCATGGACCGGCTGTTCGCGCTGAACAGTCCGCAGCTGGTCACCGCCATGCTGGCCGTGTCGCTGGTGCAGATCCCGGTGTACCTGCGCCTGGCGCGCGGCGTGGTCCTTTCGGTCCGCGAGCGGGAGTTCGTCGCGGCCGCCGGGGCGCTGGGCGCATCACAGTGGCGCATGGTCTTCCGGCACGTGCTGCCCAACAGCCTCTCGCCGCTGATCGTGCAGGGCGCGCTGAGCATCGCCACCGCGACCATCGAGGTCGCCGCGCTGGGCTTCCTGGGCATCGGCGCGCAGCCGCCCCTGCCCGAGTGGGGCACCATGATCAGTGACAGCCGCCAGTACTACCTCGACGCGCCCTGGACCATGATCTTCCCGGGTCTGGCGATCTTCCTGACCGTGCTGGGCTTCAACCTCCTCGGGGACGGCCTGCGCGACGTCCTGGACCCCCGCAGCACCCAGTAG
- the ftsY gene encoding signal recognition particle-docking protein FtsY codes for MSWLERLRDGLSKTRKQINDTAGFLGSDVRDVLTNRLDTIEDLEYALIAADVGRAATEEILDDIRRAEGKNLQDALMDALTLQLEPDARRAEFRKLGFSPDARRSSVDPKGHVVMVIGVNGVGKTTTIAKLGQYYVDRGRSVMFAAGDTFRAAAGTQLGVWGDRLGIPVVQGVDGGDPAAVAFDGAAARAARGTDLLFVDTAGRLHNKHNLMEELKKVRRVIEKADPNEPAEVWLVLDAVTGQNGLQQAKKFHEATPLTGVIVTKLDGTAKGGILVPIVRELGVPIKFIGVGEQPGDLQPFDSREFVRALFDVNIPRE; via the coding sequence GTGAGCTGGCTCGAACGTCTCCGCGACGGGCTCTCCAAGACCCGCAAGCAGATCAACGACACCGCAGGCTTCCTGGGCAGTGACGTCCGCGACGTGCTCACCAATCGCCTGGACACCATCGAGGACCTCGAGTACGCCCTGATCGCCGCCGACGTGGGCCGCGCCGCCACCGAGGAGATCCTCGACGACATCCGCCGCGCCGAGGGCAAGAACCTCCAGGACGCGCTGATGGACGCCCTGACCCTGCAACTGGAACCCGACGCCAGACGCGCCGAGTTCCGCAAGCTGGGCTTCAGCCCCGACGCGCGGCGCAGCAGCGTGGACCCGAAGGGTCACGTCGTCATGGTGATCGGCGTGAACGGGGTGGGGAAGACCACCACCATCGCCAAGCTGGGGCAGTACTACGTGGACCGCGGCAGGAGCGTCATGTTCGCCGCCGGAGACACCTTCCGCGCCGCCGCCGGCACGCAGCTGGGCGTCTGGGGTGACCGGCTGGGCATCCCGGTCGTGCAGGGCGTGGACGGCGGCGACCCGGCCGCGGTGGCCTTCGACGGGGCCGCCGCCCGCGCGGCGCGAGGCACGGACCTGCTGTTCGTGGACACCGCCGGGCGGCTGCACAACAAGCACAACCTGATGGAGGAACTGAAGAAGGTTCGCCGCGTGATCGAGAAGGCCGACCCGAACGAACCGGCCGAGGTCTGGCTGGTGCTGGACGCCGTGACCGGCCAGAACGGCTTGCAGCAGGCCAAGAAGTTCCACGAGGCCACCCCGCTGACCGGCGTGATCGTCACGAAACTGGACGGCACCGCCAAGGGCGGCATCCTGGTGCCGATCGTGCGTGAACTGGGCGTGCCGATCAAGTTCATCGGGGTGGGCGAGCAGCCCGGCGACCTGCAACCCTTCGACAGCCGCGAGTTCGTGCGCGCGCTGTTCGACGTGAACATCCCCCGCGAGTAA
- a CDS encoding glutaredoxin family protein, giving the protein MTPAPLPTLTLYTRAGCHLCELAAANLGAMNVPFTPVDIDAFPDLRARWTDHVPVLVWTPPGQPEQVLGKGAFSRARAGQIKLHLMRTVSGT; this is encoded by the coding sequence GTGACGCCCGCCCCCCTGCCCACCCTCACCCTGTACACCCGCGCCGGGTGTCACCTGTGCGAGCTGGCCGCCGCGAACCTCGGCGCGATGAACGTCCCGTTCACCCCGGTGGACATCGACGCGTTCCCTGACCTGCGCGCCCGCTGGACCGACCACGTGCCCGTCCTGGTCTGGACGCCGCCCGGCCAGCCGGAACAGGTGCTCGGCAAGGGCGCGTTCAGCCGCGCGCGCGCCGGGCAGATCAAGCTGCACCTCATGCGTACCGTGTCCGGAACCTGA